AACAGAACTGCATCAGAACTTTAGAAGAAAATATCAGAGAACAAAGGTGGCGAGCAGTCAAACAAAGAGGCCAATGTAATGCTCATTGATATAAAGTAACAATGGCACAATATCAAACATGTCGGGGGCAGTTTTTAACTTGTGCCATAAACCATCTCTTGCTACaacacatactcacacagaCCAACCGACAAGTAGCACTTTCTTAGCAACACGAGGAAACTGCCAGCTTCACATGTCTGTTTCAATGTCAACATTGTAATTAACAGCTGGAAAACTTTTAAGACATAGTTAAGACATATAGCTGGGAATTTCAGTTTAGTTAATCCTATGCAGCAATATGTCTTATCATAATGTAAATGCAGTAAAATCTGATTGTCTACTAAATATAGCCTGGTCTAATCGATTCACTCTCCACTCAAATTATATTAGTTATGGTTGTAATCAGTGCCAATTAGAGGGAAATCCTTTAGGGCACGCAAACACTTGGAAGAGAACAGTTTAAAGCTCTTTCATCACAAAATGCTCCATGGAATGAAATTCCACCTATCCCAGAAATATGGATTACTGCGGCATTCATGAAAACTTGTGCTCTGCAGTACTCTTACACCAATCCATTACCATGTCTTTAGAGACTAGGTTTAAAACTGTCTAAATCTGAGCCAAAAATAGAAGTGTGAGAGATGTGTAACATGAAAAAGTAGTAAGGCGTGAATGATGGAAAATGTTGCTTTGGTTTTGGCTAGGTTCAGCAGATAGTGGTGTATGAAATCAGACAGCTGGAAGGTAAACTAAGCCACACAGCTAGCACGCACACAAGAGACACTGGACAAGTcagaaaacattacaaatcTTGCTAGTCTAAAATCTTTTTAGGATCTTCACAGAAAAGCTGTATTGCATACTGTCAAAGGTAAAGAACCAGTGTTTGGACTTatacttaaaaaacatgttaaatattatTTGCACATAAATAAATCTGCTGATTTTAGTTCTGGTATTTTCAGTGGAGACATAGCACTTTCACTTCTTTCATAGGTACAGGAAATACACTTTCCATGGATTAACGGCCAATTCTGTTGAGTTCTGACCCTGTGGTTCAGTGTCTGTGTGGTCTGTACAGGCAGAGTTCAGCAGCCTGCTCTAGGATTAGACAGATATGACAAGTAACTGTTCCAACTGCTGTCTGGAACAAGCTTTGTGTAGTGTTTGTGTTAGGTCCTGCACATCAGAACATCTGCGAAAGGGCCCAGGAGGTTCTTGTTGAAGATGCACCTGACCCACACCAGGTAGGTAGTGAAGGGCTTAATGTTCTCTGAAAAGGtgtagttctgctgggggaggATATAAGGCATATAGGTGTTCTCTCCTTGCTCCTGGATCCACACCTCGTACTTCACCTCTCTCACCTTCAGGTACTTCAGATTCCACGGGATCTGCCAGGAGACGGTGAGTTTAGCCTCGTTAGGGGTTTGGACTAAGGTCTGACACTGGGCTTCTCTGACCCGGCCTGGGTGGACTGTGCTAGTCGACTTTAACTTCTTCATGCTAGGCTTTGTCTTCATGCCCTCTTTGAGGACTTCCACAAAGGAAGGGATGTCTACCAAAGTGTCCTGGTAGATCCGGTAGAGCCACTCTGGGTTGCGGCAGCACAGGTGTCGGGGGACATCTTTGCTCGCCACTATTCGCTCTCGCTCCTCTTTCTCCAAGTGAGCGATGCCTCCTTGTTCCCAGGGTCTGTCTGGGTGGGTGATGGTGTTCTCCTCCTTGGTGTTTCTCCAGGAGATGTAGTGAAGGTCCATGCCTGGGAGGGTGGCTAGGGTTTTATACGGGGTGTACTGCTCTGGGTTTACTGCAAAAGGGAACAGCTCCACTACGGCAGCTCCTCTGGGAAGGAAGAGCGAGGTGATCAGCTGAGCCCCATGCATACTGACCAACATGGACGCCCCGCTGATCACCTGGACGACACCGGGGAAAGACTGTTCCTCCAGGGACACTGTGACCACTCTCATCTGGAACTCCTGGGCCAGTGCCATAATTAGCTCTGCTTCATTCACAATCAGCCTCGTTGCTGAACGACTAAACACAACTATGTATTCAGCCTTTTTCTCTTTACCATCTTCAGCActccctccatccttctccATTTCCTCCCCGCTTGAGATGTTCATTTTCTCCATCAGAGCCTTGGCAAACTGCCGGATCTCATTTCCTGAGACCAACATGTTGGCTTTGGGCCCCTGGGGTTGAACAAAACCGTACTGGTACCAGGTGGTCATCTTAGACAGGCCAACATAAGATTTAGTAAAACACATGAGCTTGCCAAAGTTCCTCAGCTGTTCTTTCAGCAGTGGCTGCTTGCTGCTGAGAAGTCTGTAGAGGTCAAAGTGTGGGCCTTCAGCCCAGCCTTCCATAAAAACCAAACGCGCCTCATCATCTAAGTCTGAATACTGTCTCATAGTGTAGAAGACTGGGATCAGGTCATCATGGAACACATGCATTAGGTTGTCTGGATTAAACCGGTTAAGGATTAGTGTCACATCTGGTACAAACACAGGCTTGGGCATGAACTTTAAAGCTGCCACTGGGAGCTctaaaaagttaaagtactggGTGTTGTGATCCTCTACTGAGGACAAGTCCAGCAGGGCAGGTTGGAAGCGCCTAGACCCCAGGTTAGGCAACATAACAGAGGAGTTGGAGTGGAAGAACACAAACTCCTCTGCCTCCGAGCAGTAGCAGAGGTAGTCGAAGCGGCAGATACGGTCGGTGTGCATCTTGCCGGTGCAAACCATGCGGGTGCCATGCTCCTGAAGAGCCTGCAGGGCAACATGGTAGTCGATGTGGGCCTGCGAAAGCTCCTGGGACTGCCGTGTCATGTGCAGCTCTTCCTCCAGCAAGGCGGCGTGCTCACTCAGCTTGGAATACTTCCAAAGCAGAGCTGCGACTACGGACACCAGCAGCCCGTTGAGAATGGCGCCCACGCTCATCCTGCAGCCAGCCGCTGTAGTCCGCATCACTTATGCTGCAGAGCCTCCTCTCCACTCCCACGGGCCTCCAACCTCAGAGGGAGGCAACGAGACATCCGCCAACAGACAACAACTTAGGGaagggagaagagggaggagcAGGGGGTGACCACAGGGGGAAAAGGGCAGAAAGGGCAGGGTAggtgaggagaaagaaagatgtgATCATTAAGCCAAACTAAAACCACAACTAAAAGTCTTTAAAGGAGATAATACAGCTTTCAAGTTCATACTAATTTCTGTGATTATACTAGAACACGTTTATATGCTATAATGTTaagacaaatattaaaaaacgtATAATTATACTGGCCATGGAAGCTGTACCTGCATTCTCCTTCTGCCTGGgatgcctgtctctttaagccccctcCAGATAATAGTCTGCTTTGAATTGTCAGCATTTCCGGATCTCCGGAGTCTTTGCTGTTGCTGAAGCACTGCAGTGTTTTACCATTGCACATTCCACTGCTATATATACTAGCAGCTAGCTGAGTTAACCTCTGCTCATAGCTTACATTTGAATTTTAGCCTACATGCACATTTCTGTAACCGAAAACAGAGCAGATTATAATAGAGAACAACAggtctctgctctctgtctgctaGCCTGCTGTGCTACAGAGCCTCTGCTATGTCCTGCCTTCAGCACCCCCCTTTTCTAAAAACTTGATAAAAGAGCTTTCTGAACTGTCTGTGAAAAAGAttaaaggagaagaaagaaagcagcGTGCGCATAAATGACAGCCAAACACAGTTATGACTCATGTTGAGCTGTAATGGAAACACTGTGCTGCAACAAAgggcatcctgctctgcctttgaaaaaatgaaagctcaaatgggccgatctggaatcttgcttaTGACCTCGTAatgggcaaggttacctcctctttctctgctttgcccgcccagagaatttggcccacccattgctttcaaacgagcatagtggcagttggtcaaggccacacgcCCCAGCTTCCAccgcaccaaggctgaattttgggaaagagacttccgatacagtaatagggaccactatggtctatataaaagagacttccgatacagtattagggaccactaaggtctatataaagagacttcagatacagtattaggggaccactgaggtctatataaaagagacttcagatacagtattagggaccactaaggtctatataaaagacacttcagatacagtattagggactacgaaggtctatataaaagtatgcaaagagcacaatgtcatgggacctttaaggtatGGCAACGCAAGACTAACAACAGATGAAGTGTTTCTTgagaagtgtgttttattgatcaattttaaatcaatttacaTTGTCTTTGatatctctttttcctctcacttTTCCTAACTTAGTAGTGCACTCCCTGTTACCGCTCACTCTCCCTCAAACAAAGGCACTGACATCACTCACTCACAGTTAATGTCTAAAGgcctttaaatgtaaatgtaaatgtgctgtatttatatagtgcttttctagtcttaacaactactcaaagcgcttttacatcatacaggaaacattcaccatcacacacattcatacactgtggccgaggctgccgtacaaggtgccacctgctcatcagatacacactcacacacaactaCAGTCCGATTTACAGCACCGGGGGAAACTTGGGtatcagtgtcttgcccaaggacacttcgacatagcagggccagggattaaaccaccaaccttccttccgattggcaggcaaccactctaccattgagccacagccgccccgcaCCAAGGGTGTGACATATAAACACAGGCAGCAATGCAAATTTACCACAATTCAATAAAAGGTTTGAAATTGGTGCAGACCAGGGACTGGCGCTGTCCCAGAGCAGCATCTGGCAGGCTGAGGTCAGCAGCTATAACTACTGTAAGCTGTCGTAGTGAGTTCCCTTTAAGCAAAAGACTTGGAGTGAATCTGAGTTCACTCTGTTAAACCCTTAGGGAAGTAAAGTCactaaaagtaaactttcaccattctccttttacatgattattactgtctgacccttcccctttaagacaggtagccatgtgggcagcgtgtgtgtgtgtgtgtgtgtgtgtgtgtgtgtgtgtggcgttaGTCAGACGGGGTTTATTGATAATGGAAGTGAGACTCTCcgtgggcgtttctcaatctgtgttcttctatggacttgtgttcttgtgaaacgtcatgtttggtggccaaagtacctacccaatacacaagttagcatttagcCAAGAACAGTTTAAGTCCCCGGATGTGacctcgacacgcccattttaccgaggatacatcggatggtaacttgtgtgaacttggccgggccggtatcccagcattcaatttgggtgtaaagcgcgtatggtttccggtaaAACAGATGttcacaatttacgtctattattaaatcaataaattcatttttaagatgttttaaggcAAGAagtcagctgtgtagattttgaatatagacAGTTCAAcgaaaattgatggtgaattaaaaaatccTTCGGAGTTAGAAAGCTCCACAATCCCCGGCGGGTGTAGCAAGCTCGCCAGCCGGGAATGACTCttgcgagccggtcagtcagtcagctcacagaccactctggccccacatttagacagagccctctggccccacatttagacagacccctctggccccacatttagacagaccactctGGCCCCACCTTTAGACTGCCTGATAgaaaagctgctaccagccaggctaaagctaatatacagtggtgtgaaaaagtgtttgcccccttcctcatttcctgttcctttgcatatttgtcacacttaagtgtttaagaacatcaaaccaatttaaacaatagtcaaggacaacacaagtaaacacaaaatgcaatttgtaaatgaaggtgtttattattgaaggtgaaaataaatccaaaccatcatggccctgtgtgaaaaagtgattggcccccttgttaaaacatactgtaactgtggttgtccacacctgagttcaatttctctagacatacccaggcctgattattgccacacgtgttcacaatcaaggcatcacttaaataggagctgcttgacacagtaaggtccaccagaagatccttaaaagctacacatcatgccgagacccaaagaaatccAGGAACaattaagaaagaaagtaattgagctctatcagtctggaaagggtcgcccaaaattaccccaagagtgcagcgacgactcatccaagaggtcacaaaagaccccacaacaacatccaaagaactgcaggtctcacttgcctcagttaaggtcagcgttcatgcctccaccatcaggaaaagactgggcaaaaatggcctgcatggcagagttccaaggagaaaaccactgctgagcaaaaagaacatcaaagctcgtctcaatttctccaaaacacatcttgatgatccccaatacttttgggacaacattctgtgaaCTGATGatacaaaagtggaactctttggaaggtgtgtgtccaagtatatctggcgtagaaggaacactgcatttcataaaaagaacattataccaacagtaaaatatggtggtggtagtgtgatggtctggggctgttttgctgtttcaggacctggaagacttgccgtgataaaagggactatgaattctgctgtctaccaagagatcctgaaggagaatgtccgaccatctgtttgtgtactcaagctgaaactaacttgggttctgcagcaggacaatgatcctaaacgcaccagcaagtccaccaccgaatggctgaagaaaaacaaaatNNNNNNNNNNNNNNNNNNNNNNNNNNNNNNNNNNNNNNNNNNNNNNNNNNNNNNNNNNNNNNNNNNNNNNNNNNNNNNNNNNNNNNNNNNNNNNNNNNNNaacacttaagtgtgacaaacatgcaaaggaacaggaaatgaggaagggggcaaacactttttcacaccactgtagttAGCCtacagaaacaagcagaaagctgctaccagccaggctaaagctaatatagttagcctaaagaaaaaAGGGGTCTGTCCGTCCCAACTATTGTTCCGGTTTGGAGCCGCgacgctggaaacgtaacactaatctactacagaagtctgcgTCTGATCTAAcatcatttccactgatttaattgttcttggaaaCTAAtgagctggccccgctagtcaaCCACAACCTGACATTAAGAGGAAGggacatgcagtcactgtcatccacgttagcctggattgattattgtatgaatacaatggtgtcatgctattcaaccagcgtatttctacctaatttccctctccaaaattaCTTCAGAAGATTAACTTTAGTCACAgattgctttggtgtttgtaaagcattgaagtttaacaaagaatgtttcacaaaaaggaaaagatcctttttcatttttatcttctatttaGATGCACTGCCCTAAAAAATCACAGCAGTAGTCGagatgatttattatttccaaatagagctatttatgtcatctttttaaaataattttttcttttttcatatcgcaatatataccgcaggggaaaaaatattatgataaaatattataataatatatattaaaaacgacagatttttccaatatcgtgcaggcctatttCACTGTGCACAAAATCAGCCTTACTATAATAACACTCTGTGTTCTGCATGAAAGGATGACAAAACCAACTTAAAAAagaacccccccaaaaaaaagacttaaaatcCGCAGCCGGTGTGCGAAGGCCTTTAGTTGTGGCACTCTCTTTTTCTGCTCTTCCTCCGTTTTCTTGCATTCTGCCTCCGTTTTGCAGAGCAAAGCAAAGTCCCTGGGCTATTTTTGTCATCCTAACAAGTACAATATGTCACTGGCAACAGGGTCACTCTTTGTGATGAAACTCAGTAACTGCATACGGCCACAATATGCACAATTCACAAAGCAGCTTCTCCAGACAAAAGAGGACAATGTCAACTGAAAAGACGAGAGTCttaaaatgcatacaaaatgAATAAGTCTCACAGCTGAACACTGTAATCTTCAACTAGCTATTTGCTACTTTAGGATGTAAACGAGAATAAGACTTGACTGTGATCAAATCCACAGAGCACTTTGCATCTTACATGCAGCTATCTTTAGAATGTGAACTGAATGTTGTGGAAGCTGTAGGGGAAAGTTAAAAGATAACTCACTCACAGCCtgttaaaagttgaaaaagcaCAGCAAGTTCATGGTCTGTGATGACGGTAAAAAGATCATACATTAAATCATTCCAAAACCATAACATTGTTAAAATAGTTCTAATATCAAAATCAGAGAATTGTAGGAGGAGGACAGACATCAGATTGTAGCCAAACTTTGATAGTCTCAAGGCTCCAAGTCCATCTCTAGAGATGACGGCCCCATGTCCATTGTTAACAGGTTTAAGGCCAATGGTACTGTAGCCAATCTCCCTCAAAGAGGACGCAAGACAAAAGTTGACCAAGGTTGCAGCAAAAGATTCTCCAAAGAAAGGACCTTGGACAACTGCAAACGGACACAACGGAAGGAGGTTCTAAGGCAGGACACCCAGTAAGAACCCCCTGCTGAGGGATACAAGAGAGCCAAACAcactttaacaacaaaaaatcctTATGGGAGAATGTTCTGTGGACAGATGAGAACAGATTAGAGCAGTGTTTACAGATCAGAAACTGAAGCCACCTCTGGAAGTGGGTGCCGTGATTATGTGCGTGGCATCATGAAATTGGGAGATTACTAAAAGGTACTTTGGACCACAATTCCACCAAGTGTCTCAAAGCTGCATCTCTGCTGAAGGTCATGGGTCCTCCAGCAGTACAATGAGCCAAAACGTGCACCCAAAAGCCCCCAGGAGTAGTTCAGAAGAAACTGTTCTAAAGTGGGCAGCAATTAGCCCAGAACTAAAATCCCATTGTACACAATGGGCAGATTTAATCACAATAACTGTGTATTATACATGAATAAGCCCATTATTGTCTCAATTAATCATTGATGGCCAATCTGGAAAATGTTAGGAAAATGTGAGTCCAGGTTTCCTTACAGTAAATGTCCaaaacatattgtacatatttatttagtttactaTGATGTAAAGAAGTGAGAAGCAGCAAATccatttagaggaagcaacatgagctggccccgctagtcgacctCAATCTgacatttagaggaagcaacaggcagtcactgtcattcacgttagcctggattgattattatatgaatacaattgtGTCATACTAGtgaaccagcgtatttctacctataGTGAGAagaataagtatttgaacaccctgctattttgcaagttctcccacttagaaatcatggaggggtctgaaattgtcatcgtaggtgcatgtccactgtgagagacataatcaaaaaataataataatccagaaatcataATTGTTGAAATGATTGATGAGTCCATGGTTTATATCCAAGCCGGATAGGTTTATTTTATAAACCTCTGTTGGATGTACGGTGTCCCTAAGTGTCCATATGGAACGCAAACAATAATCTACaataatgtatgattttttatacaggccccggtcctcctctccttaatacagtgcagtcgccctgtcccatgtgcagaatcccccccccccccccaaagcatgatgctacccccctatgcttcacagtagggatggtggtcttgggatggtcctcatcattcttcttcctccaaacacggttagtggaaatATGACCAAacagttctattttggtctcatctgaccacatgacttcctcccatgactcctctggatcatccaaatggtcgttGGCAGACTTAAGGCGGGCCTTgacatggtctggtttaagcaggggaaccttccgggccatgcatgatttcaaaccatgatgtcttagtgtattaccaacagtaaccatggaaacggtggtcccagctcttttcaggtcattgaccagcttctccagtgtagttctgggctggtttctcacctttcttaggatcattgagaccccacgaggtgagatcttgcatggagccccagtccgagggagattgacggtcatgtttagcttcttccattttctaatgattgctccaacagtggaccttttttcaccaagctgcttggacatttccccgtagccctttccagtcttgtggaggtggacaattttgtctctagtgtctctggacagctctttggtcttggccatgttagtagttggattcttactgattgtatggggtgtaacgttgtctttatgcagctaattacctcaaacaggtgcatctaatttaggataataaatggagtggggggggacattttgaaggcagactaacaggtctttgagggtcagaattctagctgatagacaggtgttcaaatacttatttgcagttgtatcatacaaatagtagaactcatacattgtgatttaatttttatttttttttagattatgtctctcacagtggacatgcacctacaaggacatcagaccctccatgatttctaagtgggagaacttgcaaaatagcagcgtgttcaaatactaattttcctcactgtaatttccctctccaaaaccacttcagaagagtaacttTAGTCACAgattacttgctttggtgtttgtaaagcattaaagtttaacaaagaatagTTCACATTAGAAAcgatccttttttatttttatcttctatttagacgcactcccctacaaaatcaccacaGTAGTCGAAAacgatttattatttccaaatagagctatttatgtcatcttttaaaaattactttttcttttctcacatcgcaatatatattgcaggggaaaaaaatatcgcaatgtaaaatttttccaatattgtgcaAGCTTAATCAAAATGCTGAGTTGGCTAGGGCATCCAGAACTGGTtccaaaaatgatcattccagGGGCGACCTCTAGTTCACCCAGTAGAGCGTGCCTGACTGTAGGCGTGACCTTTGAAGCTTCCCGGGTCACTATCACAatcaaaaaaagggaaaaggcccccaaaaatatcttaaaaatacatttaaaatcaaaataaattggAATGCAAATCAAAACAACCTCCAGTCTTCTGTCTTGACAGTATCTTCTGTATTGACTAATAAATGGGTTTTCTCATCATGACTGTAGCTCCACGCTGTGCTTGAGAGGTGGAGACAAACAACCctctttttccatctctttttgtGGCCACCTCATTAGCATGCCAGCTCCAGACAGAGGAGCCACACAGCTGCATGCAGCAGGCTATGGCATGACTGTTGGCCAGTCCATGGAGGTCCAAAGCCGAGCTTCTGTCATGACTGGGAAAACCACCTCCAGTCCGATAGGACATAAAAGGGATATATTACATTAGCTATTGTTATATAAGAAGCCATGTGTTGGTGAATAAGAGACAAAATCAAGATCcagaaaaagtaaacaaaatgaatctGGATAAGGAGAAACTCCAGTGTCCTTTAAATTGTAAAGAGAAAGCAATGCAGCTCATAAAGACCACAAGGAAAAGATGTGCGTGCACGCTGCATAATGTTGTTTCCAGTGAATGGGAATATATACTGGAGCGTCGCCTTGATGCTGACGCAGCAGCCAAACTAAAGGGAAATGAAGTGTGAAGAGGAGGCTGGCCAATGGAAGGGTCAGGGGTTAGGGTTATACCCCTGGGAATCCTCTCCCTGCACCGGCTTACACAGGGACGCATGGCCATGCCCTCTGCAATTTGTCCAAGTCAAGCTTTGAAATGTCAAAGCCAAGACAGCACAGCACGCACACAACCCCCTCATCTGCATCAGCACACTGATAGACTCCAGACAGAGAGCTGCACAACACCGGGCTCtttaaaacatgcagaaacTGGAGGCAGTTTGCATGCGTGCGTGAGTGAGTGcttgcgtgcatgcatgtgtgtggtcaGCTGTGGGAAGGAGCAAGCAGAGACATTTCCCGAGaagaaagacctgggagatctgggttcaattcccacttaGATGCATtcaccaatgtgtccctgagcaaggcgcttaacccctagttgctccagaggcgtgggACCTCTGCCATATAGAGAAACTGTAAGTCGCtgtggataaaagcgtcagctaaatgacatggaCTGTAATGTAATCTCTCTAGTCCAGAGGTGCCCAAATGTTTTCATATGAGGGGCCAGAAATCTATTTGAATGGAAGGCCACgggcaaaaaataaatgttgatgttatttgacaatgtactgtattttatagaaaaatcaacattctaaatttaaaatagaattttgaaaataataactCTGCCCTTTAATCTACTGTGGCTCCCAAATTGTAGACCTTTTACAGTCATTTATTAGAATCAGAATTAGGTTTATTGGCATTGGTGGtagaaacatacaaaaaaaacatactgaacatagctacatattaaataaacaatgaatacagaaataaatgtaaaaaagtagcTGTTtaacagaaggaaagaaaaaataggCAGAATGAAATGAGTGCAGCTCTCCTGTGGTCCGCCTAtgtcagatacaccgatgtgattggtgcagctctcctctggccccgcctaaatcagatacaccgatgtgactGGTGTAGCtctcctctggccccgcctatatcagatacaccgatgtgactggtgcagctctcctctggccccgcctaaattagatacaccgatgtgactggtgcagctctcctctggccccgcctaaatcagatacaccaatgtgactggtgcagctctcctctggccccacctatatcagatacaccgatgtgactggtgcagctctcctctggccccgcctaaatcagatacaccgatgtgattgatGGTGGGCTGGAAATCTGTCTGAACAGGAGCAGGATTTACCCCTTTCACTCCTGATGTGGCAGCGCCATTCTTCCCCCAAACACCGGGAACACACCAGTTCACAATGCGATCCTTCTCTTCTCCACTCGACACaatggatctctctctctctttctatgaAAGACACTGAAGCTCTGGCTTTCCCAGTGTTACCGGTTAGCATATGTGGTTGCTGTAGACACGATAAGCAGCCCAGTGATGTGGCGGAAGGTGGTGCAGGGCACACTGGAGAGTCTCATGCATGTTAATGAGAATGGGGGAAAGCCAAAGCCACGGGTCTACGGGAGGAGTGTTCTACGGTGTTCATCACTCGCAGTCCCCCCTATTTGGAGA
The genomic region above belongs to Etheostoma cragini isolate CJK2018 chromosome 6, CSU_Ecrag_1.0, whole genome shotgun sequence and contains:
- the pomgnt2 gene encoding protein O-linked-mannose beta-1,4-N-acetylglucosaminyltransferase 2; its protein translation is MRTTAAGCRMSVGAILNGLLVSVVAALLWKYSKLSEHAALLEEELHMTRQSQELSQAHIDYHVALQALQEHGTRMVCTGKMHTDRICRFDYLCYCSEAEEFVFFHSNSSVMLPNLGSRRFQPALLDLSSVEDHNTQYFNFLELPVAALKFMPKPVFVPDVTLILNRFNPDNLMHVFHDDLIPVFYTMRQYSDLDDEARLVFMEGWAEGPHFDLYRLLSSKQPLLKEQLRNFGKLMCFTKSYVGLSKMTTWYQYGFVQPQGPKANMLVSGNEIRQFAKALMEKMNISSGEEMEKDGGSAEDGKEKKAEYIVVFSRSATRLIVNEAELIMALAQEFQMRVVTVSLEEQSFPGVVQVISGASMLVSMHGAQLITSLFLPRGAAVVELFPFAVNPEQYTPYKTLATLPGMDLHYISWRNTKEENTITHPDRPWEQGGIAHLEKEERERIVASKDVPRHLCCRNPEWLYRIYQDTLVDIPSFVEVLKEGMKTKPSMKKLKSTSTVHPGRVREAQCQTLVQTPNEAKLTVSWQIPWNLKYLKVREVKYEVWIQEQGENTYMPYILPQQNYTFSENIKPFTTYLVWVRCIFNKNLLGPFADVLMCRT